A window of Phocoena phocoena chromosome 6, mPhoPho1.1, whole genome shotgun sequence contains these coding sequences:
- the C6H9orf152 gene encoding uncharacterized protein C9orf152 homolog, whose product MKGLPCPCPALPHFWQLGSPFMADGSGTQAPGKGPLLSMQLLRAQYAGLRRQKKAQAHVVVLPKGGNMPAPAEAMVSAVWINKERRHSLSLEEADLEAEEMLEEADRGCLQAPDSPWHTHLEMHRSVQTFHQETSHQVKHKDKFMGSEQRLPGLFEDTQTTQQGGTIPEAAQHECQVGDTQTKAVGSGLNIGAQGPPPIKKPHRSGRPANYPFPQRKTPRISQAARNLGLYGPA is encoded by the exons ATGAAGGGGTTGCCCTGCccatgccctgccctgccccacttcTGGCAGCTGGGGTCTCCCTTCATGGCCGACGGCTCTGGGACTCAGGCCCCAGGGAAAGGGCCCCTGCTCAGCATGCAGCTCCTGCGAGCGCAGTACGCAGGCCTGAGACGGCAAAAGAAGGCCCAGGCCCACGTGGTGGTGCTCCCGAAAG GAGGGAACATGCCTGCTCCTGCTGAGGCCATGGTCAGTGCTGTTTGGATTAACAAGGAGAGAAGGCATTCACTGTCCCTAGAAGAGGCGGATCTGGAGGCAGAGGAGATGCTGGAGGAGGCTGACAGAGGCTGTCTCCAGGCCCCCGACTCTCCATGGCACACGCACCTAGAGATGCACCGCTCGGTCCAAACCTTCCACCAGGAAACCAGTCATCAAGTAAAGCACAAGGACAAGTTCATGGGGTCTGAGCAAAGGCTCCCAGGCTTGTTTGAAGACACTCAGACGACTCAGCAAGGAGGCACGATCCCAGAGGCAGCCCAGCATGAGTGTCAAGTGGGCGACACCCAAACAAAGGCAGTGGGATCTGGCTTAAACATTGGCGCTCAGGGCCCTCCTCCCATAAAGAAGCCACACAGGTCTGGAAGACCAGCTAACTATCCATTTCCCCAGAGGAAAACTCCCAGGATCTCCCAGGCGGCCCGGAACCTGGGCTTATATGGCCCAGCCTGA